A single genomic interval of Camelina sativa cultivar DH55 chromosome 11, Cs, whole genome shotgun sequence harbors:
- the LOC104726612 gene encoding uncharacterized protein LOC104726612, translating to MDKDLLDISGGDDEDYWLLNNTPKKVNSSREKSYLNCSPLQIPRSSRIVPTRPPFSPIGRVTGNNNSMEQPCPTVDTDSVGKENSKVELPKLSVERQQMKKKKKNAGFNLRKSLAWDRAFSTEEGVLDSSELSKITGTACQIGRDRLSAIQEEYRESTSASKCTSVSPGLQALEENLFDDLPVNSKHREKKFVSGILPKYGSPSKAQSSLAPKKVTSAQELRSGSKRSGCPRPPPSSSLKRPANVHTTTSRSRELSISKVPTTKSDPISAPNNMKRTTQSPSKPKNSQPTQLKNSQISLGSGSSSRNTSSIKNKTKSSLASKPSIPKPSLKPARRNLISKTSEISSVSNSQHSVVGKSNLGPVTTSTVAMLGHGSTDSNVITMGTSLAQSSCNRVGNTQSAVSRLGKPSGLRVPKPSIGYFSQSDSQPSHGAGDKNSQLARSDVCSASHFSSIPTFKKPQIAEKVPRVNSKAATGNFSSSGSTAKFSAQSILPKPSQEKVKVDLKSTQEVESKALCCSLSSQINENLQHQCTVQGDTGKLAMDDVTYCTSEKISTAKSEEFQSNSAMPHSGCKSNVHDGNMSDDNRDERRKSCCSDKEYCASPLKDSMESPMQGPPCDELTLFDNYSQLKVSNREEEDMCSTNDFSRHFDTPDVHGQPLNGCVHPGIEEEISPCLSGEKDALIVYQSTEDVAKQPEVLDSFTADPTFNGDFGSIKGDVDSPFSSENRLGNTENVFIPFRPAEAPDCVQSPCNQLEENAVSNILCDHNMVCNGQAVLETEERTEISDCTETNCDADFIGPFSACKDWFRESEEQHLSSQLVFEMKEGGHEIDVLTRDERADESDMQIESFTGSSDADNMEQVKLLMPSSVEVSTEIKPFPEKEIKPFPEKSTSEKQKQYNSSSSEITSDVNDGCVTKQADQLGTLVGCSPEKDESAAVFSYSNEELEDNLELEDMDLVTDSDCSDEEPEDNLERTEVDVITGSELTGDIDEFSVKGILKQEYPEVEDIHTASDLCGKTNTLLSESISSSDSIFGNPEYLNESTVFSRIPVGMSKDDSNSGGLEHNYVVKAKFQIDAEKDFSAQVSGQEIVPHEGEEVQIVKISPDPVALAPRVEESGTPVAMKETFSVRDDMQTNESNVFSDDILTLESKTSEGNDKRIPLDAKLEKKPDPIIVKPPNAVPFSDEWLAAIEAAGEEILTLKSGRVQHSPTEKSVPEPGPWSPVKKKSNQVVGPFDCTKYNNKGLPPAFD from the exons ATGGACAAGGATCTCTTAGATATCTCTGGAGGAGATGACGAAGACTATTGGCTTCTGAATAATACTCCGAAGAAAGTTAATTCGAGCCGAGAAAAGAGTTATTTGAATTGCTCACCTCTTCAAATCCCTAGATCGAGTCGTATCGTTCCTACTCGGCCTCCCTTTTCCCCAATTG GAAGAGTAACAGGAAACAACAACAGCATGGAGCAGCCATGCCCTACTGTTGATACAGATAGTGTAGGAAAGGAGAATTCTAAAGTTGAATTGCCCAAATTGAGTGTGGAGCGAcagcagatgaagaagaagaaaaagaatgctGGTTTTAATCTTCGCAAAAGCTTAGCATGGGATAGAGCTTTTTCAACGGAAGAAG GTGTTTTGGATTCATCTGAGCTATCTAAAATAACTGGAACTGCTTGCCAAATTGGTAGAGATCGGTTATCTGCCATTCAGGAAGAGTATAGAGAGTCAACGTCAGCTTCCAAATGTACTAGTGTTTCACCAGGACTACAAGCACTTGAAGAAAACTTATTTGACGATTTGCCTGTGAATAGTAAAcacagagagaagaagtttgtgAGTGGCATACTGCCGAAGTACGGATCACCATCTAAAGCTCAGTCTTCCTTG GCCCCGAAAAAAGTTACCTCAGCTCAGGAATTGAGGAGTGGTTCCAAGCGCAGTGGCTGCCCCCGACCTCCTCCTTCATCTTC CCTGAAAAGACCTGCAAATGTGCATACAACAACATCACGTAGCAGGGAGCTGAGCATATCTAAAGTTCCTACAACCAAATCTGATCCAATTTCAGCTCCAAACAATATGAAAAGGACCACTCAGAGTCCAAGCAAACCGAAAAATAGTCAACCTACTCAATTAA AGAATTCTCAGATAAGCTTAGGATCTGGAAGTTCCTCTAGAAACACTTCAAGCAtcaagaataaaacaaaatccagtTTGGCGAGTAAACCTTCAATTCCTAAGCCCTCTCTGAAGCCAGCTAGACGAAATCTG ATCAGCAAAACATCAGAAATATCTTCAGTATCCAACTCACAGCATTCTGTTGTTGGAAAGTCCAATCTTGGCCCTGTGACTACATCAACTGTGGCTATGCTTGGTCATGGATCGACAGACTCTAATGTAATTACTATGGGCACCTCGTTAGCTCAAAGTTCTTGCAATAGAGTTGGAAACACGCAGTCCGCAGTTTCACGACTGGGAAAACCATCAGGATTAAGAGTGCCAAAACCTTCCATTGGCTATTTCAGTCAG TCTGACTCTCAACCGTCGCACGGTGCAGGAGACAAAAATAGTCAGCTAGCCAGATCTGATGTTTGTTCAGCCTCTCATTTTTCTTCGATCCCTACCTTCAAGAAACCCCAAATTGCTGAAAAGGTTCCTCGTGTCAACTCAAAGGCAGCAACTGGAAACTTCAGCAGTTCAGGTTCCACTGCAAAATTCTCTGCTCAATCTATATTACCCAAACCTTCACAAGAAAAGGTGAAAGTGGACTTGAAAAGCACCCAGGAAGTAGAATCCAAAGCGTTGTGTTGTTCATTGAGTTCTCAGATAAATGAAAACCTGCAGCACCAATGTACCGTGCAAGGTGATACTGGAAAATTAGCTATGGATGATGTAACTTATTGTACATCTGAGAAGATTTCTACTGCAAAGAGTGAAGAATTCCAGAGTAATAGTGCGATGCCGCACTCAGGCTGCAAAAGTAATGTGCATGATGGTAATATGTCTGACGATAATAGGGATGAGAGAAGGAAGTCTTGCTGCTCAGACAAAGAATACTGTGCTTCACCGCTGAAAGATTCTATGGAATCCCCGATGCAGGGTCCTCCTTGCGATGAGTTGACACTGTTTGATAACTACTCACAGTTGAAAGTCAGCAATCGGGAGGAAGAAGATATGTGTTCCACCAATGATTTTAGTAGACATTTTGATACACCGGACGTACATGGACAACCTCTAAATGGATGCGTGCACCCTGGAATTGAAGAGGAGATTAGTCCTTGTCTTTCTGGAGAAAAAGATGCGTTGATTGTCTATCAGTCTACTGAAGATGTAGCAAAGCAGCCTGAGGTTTTGGATTCCTTCACTGCAGACCCAACTTTCAATGGGGATTTTGGTTCAATAAAGGGTGATGTAGACAGTCCCTTTTCTTCAGAAAATAGGTTAGGTAATACTGAAAATGTTTTCATACCTTTTCGGCCTGCTGAAGCACCAGATTGTGTTCAGTCACCATGCAACCAGCTTGAGGAAAATGCGGTTTCGAATATCTTGTGTGATCATAACATGGTGTGTAATGGTCAAGCTGTATTAGAAACGGAGGAGAGAACTGAAATAAGCGATTGCACAGAGACAAACTGTGATGCTGATTTCATTGGTCCATTTTCTGCATGCAAAGACTGGTTTAGAGAATCTGAAGAACAACATTTGTCGAGCCAATTAGTCTTTGAGATGAAAGAGGGTGGTCATGAGATAGATGTCTTGACTAGGGACGAAAGAGCTGATGAGTCTGATATGCAGATAGAAAGCTTTACTGGTTCTTCCGATGCTGACAACATGGAACAAGTGAAATTACTAATGCCTTCCTCCGTTGAAGTTAGCACGGAGATTAAACCCTTCCCGGAGAA GGAGATTAAACCCTTCCCGGAGAAATCAACTTCTGAAAAGCAGAAGCAATACAATAGTTCGAGTAGTGAAATTACATCTGATGTAAATGATGGTTGTGTAACGAAGCAAGCTGATCAACTTGGAACATTAGTTGGTTGTTCTCCAGAAAAAGATGAATCTGCTGCTGTTTTCTCTTATTCAAATGAGGAGCTTGAAGATAACTTAGAGCTGGAAGACATGGACTTGGTTACAGACTCAGATTGTTCAGATGAGGAGCCTGAGGATAATTTGGAGCGCACAGAGGTGGATGTGATTACTGGTTCAGAGCTCACTGGTGACATTGATGAGTTTTCCGTCAAGGGCATTCTTAAGCAAGAATATCCCGAAGTAGAAGACATCCATACTGCGTCAGACCTGTGTGGAAAAACTAATACTCTACTAAGTGAATCAATCAGTTCCTCGGATTCTATATTCGGAAATCCTGAGTATCTCAATGAGAGCACAGTTTTTTCCAGAATACCTGTAGGGATGTCAAAAGATGATTCAAATTCTGGAGGCCTTGAGCATAACTATGTTGTAAAAGCTAAATTCCAGATAGATGCTGAAAAGGATTTCAGTGCACAGGTTTCTGGTCAAGAAATCGTCCCCCATGAAGGAGAGGAAGTTCAAATTGTAAAGATCTCTCCTGATCCTGTAGCACTTGCGCCCAGAGTGGAAGAATCAGGAACTCCAGTAGCCATGAAAGAGACTTTCTCAGTCAGAGATGATATGCAGACTAACGAGTCCAATGTATTCAGCGATGACATTTTGACATTAGAAAGCAAAACATCAGAAGGCAATGATAAGAGGATACCACT GGATGCTAAACTTGAGAAGAAACCTGATCCTATAATTGTAAAGCCTCCAAATGCTGTTCCATTTTCTGACGAGTGGTTAGCTGCAATTGAAGCTGCTGGGGAG GAAATTTTAACACTGAAAAGTGGACGTGTGCAACATTCACCAACAGAGAAATCTGTTCCTGAACCAGGTCCATGGTCTCCG GTCAAGAAGAAGAGTAATCAAGTTGTAGGACCATTTGACTGTACAAAGTATAATAACAAAGGTCTTCCTCCTGCTTTTGACTGA
- the LOC104726613 gene encoding probable aspartyl aminopeptidase, with translation MDKSSLVSDFLSFLNASPTAFHAVDESKKRLVKAGYEQVSERDDWELEAGKKYFFTRNYSTIVAFAIGHKYVAGNGFHIIGAHTDSPCLKLKPVSKITKGGFLEVGVQTYGGGLWYTWFDRDLTVAGRVVLKEEKAAGSVSYSHRLVRIEDPIMRIPTLAIHLDRNVNSEGFKPNTQTQLVPLLATAIKAELNKMPAEDSELDGGKMCTQTSSKSKHHPLLMEIIANALGCKPEEICDFELQACDTQPSILAGAAKEFIFSGRLDNLCMSFCSLKALIDATSSESDLEEESGIRMVALFDHEEVGSNSAQGAGSPVMIDAMSHITSCFSSDTKVLKKAIQKSLLVSADMAHALHPNFMDKHDENHQPKMHGGLVIKHNANQRYATNALTSFVFREIAEKHNLPVQDFVVRNDMACGSTIGPILASSVGIRTVDVGAPQLSMHSIREMCAADDVKHSYDHFKAFFQEFTHLDAKLTVDV, from the exons ATGGATAAAAGTTCCCTCGTATCTGATTTCCTCTCCTTTCTCAATGCTTCTCCCACCGCTTTTCATGCCGTCG ACGAGTCAAAGAAGCGGCTTGTAAAAGCTGGGTATGAGCAAGTTTCTGAGAGAGATGATTGGGAACTCGAGGCCGGCAAAAAATACTTCTTCACCAGAAACTACTCCACTATTGTTGCTTTTGCCATTGGTCATAA ATACGTAGCTGGAAACGGGTTCCATATCATAGGAGCTCACACTGATAGCCCTTGCCTCAAATTGAAGCCTGTATCAAAG ATAACTAAAGGTGGATTCTTGGAGGTTGGTGTTCAAACATATGGAGGTGGCCTGTGGTATACCTGGTTTGATCGTGACTTGACTGTTGCTGGACGTGTTGTTTTAAAAGAGGAGAAAGCAGCAGGTTCTGTCTCTTATTCTCATCGCCTTGTCAGGATTGAGGATCCTATTATGAGGATTCCTACCTTGGCCATCCACTTGGACAG GAACGTGAACAGTGAAGGTTTTAAGCCAAACACTCAGACACAGCTCGTTCCTTTACTAGCAACAGCGATCAAG GCGGAGCTCAATAAAATGCCAGCTGAAGATAGTGAACTTGATGGAGGAAAGATGTGCACTCAAACTAGTTCAAAATCAAAGCATCACCCACTTCTTATGGAG ATTATTGCAAATGCGCTGGGTTGTAAACCTGAGGAGATATGCGATTTTGAGCTGCAAGCATGTGACACTCAGCCAAGCATTCTAGCTGGTGCAGcaaaagaatttattttctcGGGAAGACTAGATAATCTCTGTATGTCATTTTGCTCTCTGAAG GCACTTATAGATGCAACGTCTTCTGAAAGTGACTTAGAGGAAGAAAGCGGAATAAGAATGGTGGCACTATTTGATCATGAAGAAGTTGGTTCCAATTCAGCACAAGGAGCTGGTTCCCCTGTCATGATTGATGCTATGTCACACATCACAAGTTGCTTCAGTTCTGACACTAAG GTACTTAAGAAAGCGATTCAAAAAAGTTTGCTAGTATCCGCTGACATGGCACATGCTTTACATCCAAACTTTATG GACAAACACGACGAGAATCATCAGCCGAAGATGCATGGAGGACTTGTCATCAAGCACAATGCAAATCAACGTTACGCAACCAATGCCTTAACTTCCTTTGTATTCAGAGAGATAGCAGAGAAGCATAATCTTCCTGTTCAG GATTTTGTGGTGCGTAATGATATGGCTTGCGGATCTACCATTGGTCCAATACTAGCAAGCAGTGTGGGGATAAGGACTGTTGATGTTGGAGCTCCTCAGCTCTCGATGCATAGCATCCGTGAGATGTGTGCTGCAGATGACGTGAAGCATTCATATGACCACTTTAAAGCTTTCTTCCAAGAGTTCACTCACCTTGACGCCAAACTCACTGTTGACGTTTGA
- the LOC104726614 gene encoding uncharacterized protein LOC104726614, with product MSDHGEKTCPLCAEEMDLTDQQLKPCKCGYQICVWCWHHIVDMAEKDQIEGRCPACRTPYDKEKIVGMTVNCDSLASEGNMAHKKIQKSKSKPSEGRKQQLTSVRVIQRNLVYIVGLPLNLADEDLLQHKEYFGQYGKVLKVSMSRTTSGVIQQFPNNTCSVYITYGKEEEAVRCIQAVHGFVLDGKSLKACFGTTKYCHAWLRNVACVNPDCLYLHEVGSQEDSFTKDEVISAYTRSRVQQITGATNTLQHRSGSLLPPPLDAYSSDISSAKPVVKVPSTNAASAPRYSPPSGSGSSSRSTALPAAASWGTHIANQQSLATSATSNGSSDVQRSTSVNGNLAFSAVVANAAHGPVSSSDVLKRPSRKEESEIVVDKSKPSVLKSLQHNVVVDSGSKRTTPLDRDPTSNRLSSSLDSSYGDGDIDKPSATVNSFNDANEAVEDGPIVRNLSDGVARMGIDMNCRDEHPDITMAIGSWCDQGSIRQPGHEVSKLPQLEQCRMDSSINTDKKAIVLEDRAPLSRPEWEWRSDLQSQMQGSSKLEVEDRSPFDSLQHHPEEDIIRSRFMSNLSSSILDTNHMASRSSPPCETLGVSGVNDSNSRSSLDRGSDRLHLPNGHLPNGFGDKSMTSVEHSLFANEGGNKMNTVENSLFSNEGRNKINSAENAIISNILSLDFDPWDESLTSPHHLAELLGEVDQRSSTLKPSNLLKQHNSQSRFSFARYEESNNQAYDSDTHSIYGQLSRNQPIQESVVSRDIYRDNLGSLNGFASNYSGGLDNFAASPLFSSHKNPVSRPQVSAPPGFSAPNRLPPPGFSSHERVGLSSDTVPGTRFLDSSSLLRNAYQVPPSVGNSSGASDIEFVDPAILAVGRGMVNADLDRRSGFSSQLNSFENETGFQMLRQQSLSGAQQQVNGFHHDLRNLSPSLTDPYGISSRLMDQTQGSSLSPFSQHPRQQPSANSILSNGHWDKWNEGQSVNSLGMAELLRNERLGFNGSXGGLDNFAASPLFSSHKNPVSRPQVSAPPGFSAPNRLPPPGFSSHERVGLSSDTVPGTRFLDSSSLLRNAYQVPPSVGNSSGASDIEFVDPAILAVGRGMVNADLDRRSGFSSQLNSFENETGFQMLRQQSLSGAQQQVNGFHHDLRNLSPSLTDPYGISSRLMDQTQGSSLSPFSQHPRQQPSANSILSNGHWDKWNEGQSVNSLGMAELLRNERLGFNGSIYNNGYEEPKFRIPSPGDVYNRTYGM from the exons ATGAGTGACCATGGAGAGAAGACCTGCCCACTGTGTGCTGAAGAGATGGACCTGACTGATCAACAGTTGAAGCCTTGCAAATGCGGCTATCAG ATATGTGTTTGGTGCTGGCATCACATAGTGGACATGGCAGAGAAAGATCAAATAGAAGGGCGTTGTCCAGCTTGTCGCACTCCATATGACAAAGAAAAGATTGTAGGGATGACTGTTAATTGTGACAG TCTGGCCTCGGAAGGCAACATGGCGCACAAGAAGATCCAAAAGTCTAAATCAAAACCTTCTGAGGGAAGAAAGCAACAACTCACCAGTGTGCGAGTGATTCAAAGGAATCTTGTTTACATCGTTGGGTTGCCCCTTAATCTAGCAGATGAAGAT CTACTCCAGCATAAAGAATATTTTGGTCAGTATGGAAAAGTTCTAAAGGTTTCCATGTCCCGAACAACATCTGGTGTCATCCAACAATTCCCAAACAATACATGCAGTGT ATATATTACTTATGGAAAAGAGGAAGAGGCTGTTCGCTGCATTCAGGCTGTTCATGGGTTTGTCTTGGATGGCAAATCACTGAA GGCATGCTTTGGGACAACCAAGTATTGTCATGCATGGCTGAGAAATGTG GCATGCGTCAATCCTGATTGTCTCTATTTGCATGAGGTTGGTTCTCAAGAAGATAGTTTCACAAAAGATGAAGTCATATCAGCTTATACAAG GAGTAGAGTTCAACAAATCACTGGAGCAACAAATACTCTGCAGCACCGTTCAGGGAGCTTACTACCTCCACCACTGGATGCTTATTCCAGTGACATTTCTTCTGCTAAACCAGTTGTAAAGGTTCCTTCAACC AATGCAGCAAGTGCTCCCAGGTATTCTCCTCCTAGTGGGAGTGGGAGCTCTAGCAGATCAACTGCTCTCCCTGCTGCAGCGTCATG GGGGACACATATTGCAAACCAGCAGTCTTTAGCAACTTCGGCTACCTCAAATGGATCTTCTGATGTGCAAAGATCAACATCGGTAAATGGAAACTTGGCGTTTTCCGCTGTTGTTGCAAACGCAGCTCATGGGCCTGTATCCTCTAGTGACGTTCTTAAAAGACCATCGCGCAAAGAAGAAAGCGAAATAGTTGTGGACAAAAGCAAACCTAGCGTGCTGAAGTCTTTGCAGCATAATGTTGTGGTTGATTCCGGGTCCAAGAGGACTACCCCACTTGATAGAGATCCCACTAGCAATAG GTTATCCAGTTCATTAGACTCTTCCTACGGTGACGGGGACATTGACAAGCCTTCAGCTACTGTGAACTCATTTAACGATGCAAATGAAGCTGTAGAAGATGGCCCTATTGTAAGAAACTTGTCGGATGGTGTTGCACGCATGGGGATTGATATGAATTGTAGGGATGAACATCCCGATATTACAATGGCGATTGGTAGTTGGTGTGATCAAGGTTCTATTAGACAACCTGGTCATGAGGTATCAAAGTTGCCACAGTTAGAGCAATGTAGGATGGATAGTTCTATAAACACTGATAAGAAAGCTATCGTATTAGAGGATCGAGCCCCCCTCTCAAGGCCAGAGTGGGAGTGGAGATCAGATCTGCAATCGCAGATGCAAGGTAGCTCAAAATTAGAAGTGGAGGATAGATCACCATTCGATAGCCTACAGCATCACCCTGAAGAGGATATTATCCGCTCGCGGTTTATGTCTAATTTGTCAAGTTCCATTTTGGATACAAATCATATGGCTTCTCGTTCTTCCCCGCCTTGTGAAACTTTAGGTGTGTCAGGTGTGAACGACTCAAATTCGAGGTCCTCTTTGGATAGAGGCAGTGATAGATTGCATCTTCCAAATGGACATCTTCCAAATGGATTTGGTGATAAATCCATGACCAGTGTGGAGCACTCTCTGTTTGCTAATGAAGGCGGGAACAAAATGAACACTGTGGAGAACTCACTGTTTTCTAATGAAGGCAGGAACAAAATCAACAGTGCAGAGAATGCTATAATTTCAAACATTTTGTCACTCGATTTTGATCCATGGGATGAATCCTTGACTTCTCCACACCATTTGGCAGAGTTGCTCGGTGAAGTTGATCAGCGATCTAGTACTCTTAAACCCTCAAACCTCCTTAAGCAACATAATAGCCAGTCTAGATTTTCTTTTGCACGGTATGAAGAATCTAATAATCAAGCATACGACAGCGACACCCATAGTATTTATGGGCAGTTGTCAAGAAATCAACCTATTCAGGAGTCTGTAGTGAGCCGAGATATTTATCGAGATAATCTCGGGAGTCTAAATGGATTTGCATCAAACTACTCGGGTGGATTGGATAACTTTGCTGCTAGTCCTTTATTCTCTTCGCACAAGAATCCGG TTTCACGACCCCAAGTTTCGGCTCCTCCAGGATTTTCTGCTCCCAACAGGTTACCGCCTCCTGGCTTCTCTTCACATGAAAGGGTGGGCTTATCTTCTGATACTGTGccag GAACTCGTTTTCTTGACTCTTCTTCCTTGCTGAGGAATGCATATCAAGTACCACCTTCAGTTGGTAATTCGAGTGGTGCAAGTGATATTGAATTTGTGGATCCTGCAATTCTAGCTGTAGGAAGAGGGATGGTAAATGCAGACTTGGATAGGAGATCAGGATTCTCATCACAACTgaattcttttgaaaatgaaacAGGATTCCAAATGTTGAGACAGCAGTCTTTGTCTGGTGCACAACAACAAGTCAATGGGTTTCATCATGACCTTAGAAACTTATCTCCTTCACTTACCGATCCTTATGGAATCAGCTCAAGGCTAATGGATCAAACACAGGGAAGTAGCTTATCCCCTTTCTCACAGCACCCAAGACAACAACCATCTGCAAATTCAATCTTGTCTAATGGTCACTGGGATAAGTGGAATGAAGGCCAAAGTGTTAACTCTCTAGGCATGGCAGAGCTTCTTAGGAATGAACGGCTGGGATTTAATGGGAGCANGGGTGGATTGGATAACTTTGCTGCTAGTCCTTTATTCTCTTCGCACAAGAATCCGG TTTCACGACCCCAAGTTTCGGCTCCTCCAGGATTTTCTGCTCCCAACAGGTTACCGCCTCCTGGCTTCTCTTCACATGAAAGGGTGGGCTTATCTTCTGATACTGTGccag GAACTCGTTTTCTTGACTCTTCTTCCTTGCTGAGGAATGCATATCAAGTACCACCTTCAGTTGGTAATTCGAGTGGTGCAAGTGATATTGAATTTGTGGATCCTGCAATTCTAGCTGTAGGAAGAGGGATGGTAAATGCAGACTTGGATAGGAGATCAGGATTCTCATCACAACTgaattcttttgaaaatgaaacAGGATTCCAAATGTTGAGACAGCAGTCTTTGTCTGGTGCACAACAACAAGTCAATGGGTTTCATCATGACCTTAGAAACTTATCTCCTTCACTTACCGATCCTTATGGAATCAGCTCAAGGCTAATGGATCAAACACAGGGAAGTAGCTTATCCCCTTTCTCACAGCACCCAAGACAACAACCAT CTGCAAATTCAATCTTGTCTAATGGTCACTGGGATAAGTGGAATGAAGGCCAAAGTGTTAACTCTCTAGGCATGGCAGAGCTTCTTAGGAATGAACGGCTGGGATTTAATGGGAGCATATACAACAACGGATACGAAGAACCCAAATTCCGGATTCCAAGTCCCGGAGATGTGTATAATAGGACATATGGGATGTGA
- the LOC104729011 gene encoding E3 ubiquitin-protein ligase RNF14-like, whose amino-acid sequence MAAKSNTDPVKAGIRVAIGDRKENALFRTTGLLHNDHMASMVRETRPRGAFYPRQTKAAKKEFCVICFEDIDSELIMFPADECGHSFCSTCVKKYIEVKLLAGRIPNCLGLRCTSMLSIDRCRNLLTPKLNCMWRQRIIEHSADRVYCPYQTKCFKCGGSFCLHCMVPWHSSLSCTDYKKLHPNPLNEEDTKLMSLANLEGWRQCGRYCCITYNFMLSRLGADMLFATRVEPIGTE is encoded by the exons ATGGCGGCGAAGAGCAACACGGACCCCGTAAAAGCAGGGATTAGGGTTGCAATTGGTGACAGGAAGGAGAATGCGCTGTTTAGGACTACGGGACTGCTACACAACGACCACATGGCTTCTATGGTTCGAGAAACTAGGCCGAGAGGAGCTTTCTATCCTCGTCAAACCAAAGCAGCTAAGAAAGAGTTTTGCGTTATTTGTTTCGAAGACATTGATTCTGAACTTATTATGTTTCCAGCTGATGAATGTGGTCACTCGTTTTGCTCTACTtgtgttaaaaaatatatagaggtGAAGCTGCTTGCTGGAAGGATACCGAATTGTCTTGGCCTTCGGTGCACGTCTATGCTGTCTATTGATAGATGCCGCAATCTTTTGACTCCAAAGCTGAATTGTATGTGGAGACAGAGGATTATAGAGCATTCCGCAGACAGAGTTTATTGTCCTTACCAAAC GAAGTGCTTCAAATGCGGTGGCTCCTTCTGCCTCCACTGCATGGTTCCATGGCATAGTTCGCTATCGTGCACCGATTACAAGAAGTTGCATCCTAATCCTCTAAATGAGGAGGATACAAAGCTAATGTCTTTGGCAAATCTTGAAGGGTGGCGTCAATGCGGCAG GTATTGCTGCATAACATACAATTTCATGCTTTCTCGTTTAGGTGCGGATATGCTTTTTGCTACACGTGTGGAGCCGATTGGTACAGAATGA
- the LOC104726615 gene encoding pumilio homolog 18-like: MAVAGDTFSMSTMFDALPYPTGISGSVPPPGFASATHLHAAMFNLMTCCDGMSSFKEMIATLDKTELQRMASLLTSDSDYFMAIVTNKHGSRRVQKLLGKSDDADAIFCAAILRRFLQITTDKYASYVTIRAMVVFDDKDKKKAMYEQILYYALDLACDQYGCIALNDIITDADDPYYRDQILDLVAYNALCLSNDASGNFVVQRVLTLNDLRTMHSIAVSLRGHCIDLSFKKYGSYIVEKLLEADESMVVVVVELLECDGDRLMRLARNEFGSFVVYKALRSTKMSRIDLFWNLVKKLLPFLRILRRSHGSNIANILESLKLRC, translated from the coding sequence ATGGCAGTCGCTGGTGATACCTTCTCAATGTCCACCATGTTCGATGCTTTACCATACCCTACTGGAATCTCCGGTTCCGTTCCTCCTCCGGGGTTCGCCTCCGCCACCCACTTGCACGCTGCGATGTTCAACCTAATGACTTGCTGCGACGGTATGTCCTCCTTTAAAGAGATGATCGCAACGTTAGACAAAACAGAGCTTCAGAGGATGGCGTCGTTGCTGACGTCAGACTCCGATTACTTCATGGCGATCGTCACAAACAAGCACGGCTCGAGACGCGTGCAGAAGCTCCTCGGCAAATCAGATGACGCGGACGCAATCTTCTGCGCCGCTATCTTGCGCCGCTTCCTCCAGATCACGACCGACAAATACGCATCCTACGTGACGATACGAGCCATGGTCGTTTTTGATGACAAGGACAAGAAAAAGGCAATGTACGAGCAGATTCTCTACTACGCTCTCGACCTAGCGTGTGACCAATACGGCTGCATCGCCCTCAACGATATCATCACCGACGCGGATGATCCTTACTACAGAGATCAGATACTAGACTTGGTCGCATACAACGCTCTCTGTCTAAGCAACGACGCTTCCGGGAATTTTGTGGTCCAACGTGTGCTTACATTGAATGACTTGCGTACCATGCACAGCATCGCGGTTAGTCTCCGTGGCCATTGCATTGACCTCTCGTTTAAGAAGTATGGGAGCTACATCGTGGAGAAGCTTCTGGAGGCGGATGAGTCCATGGTAGTGGTGGTTGTGGAGCTTTTGGAGTGCGACGGAGACAGGTTGATGAGGCTGGCAAGGAATGAGTTTGGGAGTTTCGTGGTGTACAAGGCACTGAGATCGACGAAGATGTCTAGGATTGATCTGTTTTGGAATTTGGTGAAAAAGCTCCTGCCTTTCCTCCGTATCTTGCGTAGGTCTCACGGAAGCAACATTGCAAACATCTTGGAATCGCTTAAGCTTCGTTGCTGA